Proteins from one Entomospira culicis genomic window:
- the der gene encoding ribosome biogenesis GTPase Der: MQEKVINTIPFVAIIGRPNVGKSTLFNRLVGKKLAITDSIPGSTRDIVEQEIFLGDRAILLADTGGRRERTDSHLETLAIERSYSIDQKADLLLFVVEAMELLAEDEQLIDYLRRYQDKVILIVNKCDSHERDFIANNYYQYGFKELIMISAEHGRNIDLLREALYQHLPPALPAPEEQTDETAPIRITILGKPNAGKSTLANQLSQSDRSLVSEVAGTTRDSVKSHFLFDGQPFEIIDTAGLRRKAKVNDPIEFYSTRRAEASIREADVVLLLIDAQEGLTDQDKKIADKIILEKKPFLFVLNKCDLLAEHHLYERHRGDRTKLAVQNLKDAFPILNYLAVVPIEASHNLGLDKLMKMVNTVHRQSLRKIDDTEFQRALLQWRGDLLHGSPYHKSHIRSIRQVGVQPPRFVVRVQGKAQPNYVRYLTNRIQKEFRFNLVPITVEVEHV, encoded by the coding sequence TTGCAAGAAAAAGTTATTAACACCATCCCCTTTGTCGCCATTATTGGTCGGCCTAACGTGGGAAAATCGACACTATTTAATCGCCTTGTGGGTAAGAAATTAGCCATCACCGACTCCATCCCTGGCTCTACGCGCGACATCGTCGAGCAAGAGATCTTCCTAGGCGATCGCGCCATCCTTCTTGCCGATACCGGTGGTAGGCGTGAGCGCACCGACAGTCATTTAGAGACGTTGGCAATCGAGCGTAGTTACTCTATCGATCAAAAGGCAGACCTCCTGCTCTTTGTCGTCGAGGCCATGGAGCTCTTGGCTGAAGATGAACAACTCATCGACTACCTGCGTCGCTACCAAGACAAAGTCATCCTCATCGTCAACAAGTGCGACTCCCACGAGCGCGATTTTATCGCCAACAACTACTATCAATATGGCTTTAAAGAGCTTATCATGATCTCCGCCGAACATGGTAGAAACATCGATCTCTTACGCGAAGCTCTCTACCAACACCTGCCCCCAGCACTGCCTGCTCCTGAAGAGCAAACAGACGAAACTGCGCCCATTCGTATTACGATTTTAGGCAAACCCAATGCTGGAAAATCCACATTAGCCAACCAATTGAGCCAAAGCGATCGATCGCTGGTCAGTGAGGTGGCAGGCACGACGCGCGACAGTGTCAAGAGTCATTTTCTCTTTGATGGGCAACCCTTTGAGATCATCGATACCGCCGGTCTACGCCGAAAAGCCAAGGTCAACGATCCTATCGAATTCTACTCTACGCGTCGTGCCGAGGCCTCGATTCGTGAAGCGGATGTGGTACTCCTGCTTATCGATGCGCAGGAAGGGCTTACCGATCAAGACAAAAAAATTGCCGATAAAATTATTTTGGAGAAGAAGCCTTTTCTCTTTGTCCTCAATAAGTGCGATCTGCTTGCCGAGCACCATCTCTATGAGCGCCATCGTGGTGATAGAACCAAACTTGCCGTGCAAAATCTCAAAGACGCCTTCCCCATCCTCAACTATCTCGCGGTAGTTCCCATCGAGGCTTCGCACAATCTTGGCTTAGATAAATTAATGAAGATGGTCAATACGGTCCATCGTCAGAGTTTACGTAAAATTGACGATACCGAATTCCAGCGTGCCTTACTCCAGTGGCGTGGCGATCTACTCCACGGCTCACCTTATCACAAAAGCCACATTCGTAGCATCCGTCAAGTGGGCGTGCAGCCGCCACGCTTCGTCGTACGCGTGCAAGGCAAGGCGCAACCAAATTATGTACGCTATCTCACAAACCGTATTCAAAAAGAATTTAGATTTAATTTAGTCCCTATTACCGTGGAGGTTGAACATGTATAA
- a CDS encoding holo-ACP synthase, whose amino-acid sequence MLHLGHDLCAISRFEPLLQREAFLRRIFGKHELLQAEARGVHASRYLAGRWAAKESLSKALGLGLFSWNLYEAELLSPLTARQKKPIWHFSGTMGEQVRLYQVESALSYEGDLASAVTLVYVKQQI is encoded by the coding sequence ATGCTACACCTCGGGCATGATCTCTGTGCGATTAGTCGTTTTGAGCCTCTTCTGCAAAGAGAGGCTTTTTTACGACGTATCTTTGGTAAACATGAGTTGCTACAAGCCGAGGCGCGCGGAGTGCATGCCTCGCGGTATTTGGCGGGACGCTGGGCGGCTAAGGAGTCGTTGAGTAAGGCGCTAGGATTGGGGCTTTTTTCGTGGAATCTCTATGAAGCAGAGCTCCTATCCCCTTTAACCGCTAGGCAAAAAAAGCCAATCTGGCACTTTTCTGGAACGATGGGCGAGCAAGTGCGATTATATCAGGTGGAGAGCGCCTTGAGTTATGAAGGTGATTTAGCCAGCGCAGTAACCCTTGTCTATGTAAAGCAACAGATATGA
- the ispG gene encoding flavodoxin-dependent (E)-4-hydroxy-3-methylbut-2-enyl-diphosphate synthase: MVQKRRISRVVQIGDIAIGGSNPVAIQTMWDRPINTIDDALVTRINNLKELGCDAIRFGAPRLSDVELLGALAPQLKMPLIVDIHFDYRIALRALDFPIAKLRINPGNIGMERKVFEVATKAKDKGVPIRIGVNGGSLLSSLKDEPNRAKALVQSALDEVEVLERIGFENIVISVKDSNPEYVDEAVRLLAKSCDYPIHLGITEAGTLIPAITQSAFYLGGLLKDGIGDTIRISISDRIEYEVMAARQLLSLLKIDERRMPKLVSCPLCARNSFDTHYFAQKIEERLYGMQGDFTVAVMGCVVNGPGEAGHADLAITGAGNKVFVYRKEERIFSGDAQEAERFFLEQLTLLEEASMHATPRA; this comes from the coding sequence ATGGTACAAAAGAGAAGAATCTCTAGGGTTGTTCAGATTGGAGATATTGCCATCGGCGGGAGCAATCCCGTGGCGATACAGACGATGTGGGATCGCCCTATTAATACAATAGATGATGCGTTGGTTACGCGCATTAATAACTTGAAAGAGTTGGGTTGCGATGCCATTCGTTTTGGCGCGCCTCGTTTAAGCGATGTGGAGCTGTTGGGAGCGTTGGCACCACAGCTCAAGATGCCACTGATTGTCGATATTCACTTTGACTATCGCATTGCATTGCGCGCGTTGGACTTTCCGATCGCGAAACTACGCATCAACCCGGGTAATATCGGCATGGAGCGCAAGGTCTTTGAGGTGGCCACTAAGGCTAAGGATAAGGGGGTGCCGATTCGTATCGGGGTAAATGGTGGCTCTCTATTGAGCTCACTGAAGGATGAGCCTAATCGCGCGAAGGCACTGGTACAGAGTGCGCTGGATGAGGTGGAAGTGCTTGAGCGTATCGGTTTTGAGAATATTGTGATCTCGGTGAAGGATAGCAACCCTGAGTATGTCGATGAGGCGGTGCGTCTCTTGGCTAAATCTTGCGACTACCCGATTCACTTGGGCATCACTGAGGCAGGAACGTTGATTCCTGCAATTACCCAGAGTGCCTTTTACTTGGGTGGTTTACTTAAAGATGGTATTGGCGATACGATCCGCATCAGTATTAGCGATCGCATTGAGTATGAAGTGATGGCCGCGCGGCAATTACTCTCTCTTTTAAAAATTGATGAGCGACGCATGCCTAAGTTGGTCTCTTGTCCGTTGTGTGCGCGTAATTCGTTTGATACCCACTACTTTGCCCAGAAGATTGAAGAGCGTCTTTATGGCATGCAGGGCGATTTTACCGTGGCAGTGATGGGCTGTGTGGTCAATGGACCAGGGGAGGCCGGACATGCTGATTTGGCAATTACGGGTGCGGGGAATAAGGTCTTTGTCTACCGCAAAGAGGAGCGTATCTTTAGTGGTGATGCCCAAGAGGCCGAGCGCTTTTTTCTGGAGCAATTGACCTTACTCGAAGAGGCGAGCATGCATGCTACACCTCGGGCATGA
- a CDS encoding 5'-methylthioadenosine/adenosylhomocysteine nucleosidase, producing the protein MKHRILILAAMEIERRLLLEKMRNPSTRLVAPWLEAVDGELDGVAITLVQMGIGKVNAGVATALLLVSQSYDLVVNTGVAGGLVDGLSVGDVVISDELIYHDVDARTFGYALGQVPGMSSSFVSKDSRQLEALLSESGVRDFSLQRGIILSGDQFIAQEADVVKLLHHFPDALAVEMEGAAVAHVASLCSTPFIVIRALSDKANGQAQMSYEEFLELASRRSAQIVRELLNGTKEKNL; encoded by the coding sequence GTGAAGCACCGCATATTGATCTTAGCGGCGATGGAGATAGAGCGTCGCCTCCTTTTGGAGAAGATGAGAAACCCCAGTACGCGCTTGGTTGCTCCTTGGCTTGAGGCGGTGGATGGTGAGCTTGATGGGGTCGCTATTACATTAGTGCAGATGGGCATTGGCAAGGTCAATGCCGGTGTCGCTACTGCGTTGCTATTGGTCTCCCAATCCTATGATCTTGTGGTGAACACGGGCGTGGCTGGTGGTCTAGTTGATGGCTTATCGGTAGGGGATGTCGTCATCAGTGATGAGTTGATCTACCATGATGTGGATGCACGTACCTTTGGGTATGCTCTGGGGCAAGTTCCGGGGATGTCGAGCTCTTTTGTCTCGAAGGATTCACGTCAACTTGAGGCCTTATTGAGCGAATCGGGAGTACGCGACTTCTCGCTACAGCGAGGTATTATCCTCTCTGGCGATCAATTTATCGCACAAGAGGCGGATGTGGTGAAGTTATTGCATCACTTTCCCGATGCGCTTGCCGTAGAGATGGAGGGGGCGGCGGTTGCTCATGTGGCGAGCCTTTGTTCAACTCCTTTTATTGTCATTCGTGCGCTAAGCGATAAGGCTAATGGTCAAGCACAGATGAGTTATGAAGAATTTCTTGAGTTAGCTTCGCGTCGTTCTGCTCAAATTGTGAGGGAGTTACTCAATGGTACAAAAGAGAAGAATCTCTAG
- a CDS encoding Trp family transcriptional regulator, whose product MEEEQEQIEANLREFVGILQQFPPMEMYYLIRQVITDKEFVDISKRWDIAKMLYKGTTQRQIATDLGVSLCKITRVSRELKRPHSAIRNAVEIQSTISATKE is encoded by the coding sequence ATGGAAGAGGAACAAGAGCAGATCGAGGCTAATTTAAGAGAATTTGTGGGTATTCTACAACAATTCCCACCGATGGAGATGTATTATTTAATCCGTCAAGTCATTACCGATAAGGAATTTGTCGATATATCCAAGCGTTGGGATATCGCCAAAATGCTGTACAAGGGCACGACCCAGAGGCAAATCGCTACCGATTTAGGGGTGAGTCTCTGTAAAATTACCCGCGTTAGCCGTGAGTTGAAGCGCCCACACAGCGCCATTCGTAATGCCGTAGAGATCCAAAGCACGATCTCTGCTACAAAAGAGTAG